ACCAGACCCATCCGGAAGGCGAGTTCGATTTTGGAGCTAAAAGTTCCAAGCGGAGCGTTGCCTCCAGAGAACAGGGGGTCATCCTTCTTTGAGGCCGGTTTAAGCGTCACCGCAAGCAATTGATAGAGCAGTTCGTCGAGGTAACACGCAGATAGAATGACACGTGCCCGCACGCTTTCAGTTTTTATTGAAGCGTCAAAATGATCAGACCATTGCCCCGCAATGTCATCATCCGTTTGGGCGAGTTCGTCAGTCACGGTGCAGGCATAGGATCGTAGGGTATTTGAGTCGGATAACGTTAACGATCACGTGGTCGCCGCGAACGATGCACCACTTCAATAAACTCAGCTCGGCGACTCACGTGCATCGTCTGGTTCGCCGCCTTCACTTCGATTGACGGCGAGGTTCGGTTTCCAGTTGTTGAGGAATTCAGACCGATCAATTGAGAAAGGTCCGTATTCATCAGCCTCCAGTGGGACGATCGATCGTCCGCCAAAGCTGTCCTCATCGCACGTTTCATCGTAGATTAGTAGCTCACCATTGTCGAATCGTTGGATCTGCCGAGCAACCCATCCGTCGGGATGGACCTCGAATAGGAAGTGCGATCCACCCCAACCCGAACAAAGTCCGCCGGAGTCCTCATTCCAATAGCGTCGGTAGTACTGGCATGGCGAAAAGCCAACGATGCAGTCCAATCGTGGTGGCGTAGATCGCTGGATCGCAACAGGATCGCCAGGGCCAATTCGGAAAACGTCGCGAGCGACAGTGTTGGGAACAGACGCGTCGCATTCGACACCGCAGTTCAATGCAACGCGAAATACGTTGTTGTTTTTGTGCTCAATCACATTGCCGTATAGGCCTTCACGTTGTGTTTGAGGCATGATGCAACGAGGGGCTTCGCATTCTCAGGTCGGCGAACTTGTTTCTCACCTGCTGGACAGGTGGGAATTGGTGTGGAGAGTTATTCTACACGGTTGATGTTTGGGAATCAGGCTCGGACTTCGGACTTGTTCTCATCGGTTGGCGCGGACCTCGCCAATGCTTCGCAACGCTGGTTGTAATTGGGTATCAACATCTGTTGGATCAAGCGTGCCTGAGCACTGCGATTCATTGACGACTGGGATTCGCATGCATGTCCGAAATCCGGACGAGGCCAATGGGCTCAGCCGACAGGATCGACTGGTGCAAATGCGGGAATTGGCCGAGGTCGATGCGAGGAGGGCGGAGTGGTGATGGAGAGAATCCCCAGGCGGCAAGCCTAGCCACTATTGAAGCATTGGCTCTCGCGTCAGGTGAGACCTGACCTACATTTAGCACTGCACCCATGCAGAGTCAGACGGACGTTTCCTCGGGATCCTTCAGCACTCGATCGGCTTGATGGATGGCATCGACCAAGGTCTGAAGCGCCGATGAAACTCGATTGAGAGTCGGTGCCAGATCGGCCAAGCACTGTTCTTCGAACTGACGGGCCGGTTCGTCACGCCACACCGATTTGGTCCGCTGCCACTGCTCCGCGAATTCGCTGAACTCGTGCCGCAGTTGATTCTGGGTCTCTTGGATCTGGCCGGTACCAAACGGTTTCATCGTTGATTCACTCCGAGATTCCGTTGGGATTGAAAGTCCGCAGCATCTTACGGCCCTTGTACAAGTGGAACAGATCTTCGGGCTGCGGCGGACGCAACCGTCCACCGGTGGGCAAATCGATCGTTTCCAAACCGTCGGTCACAACCACACATTCTTTCTCGTTTCGAACCGCGGTGAACACACCCGCCGTTTCGTCCAAGAAGAAGCCGAGCCGATCAATCTTCACTTCCTCGTACCCGACGCGTTCCAAGTACGTCTGCAACGGCTCAACGATTCGTCGCTGAGCTTCGTTGAATTCTTTGGAGGGCACCGTGAAAATGTCTTGGTGATCGGCATGCCATCCCGCATAAATCGCGTAGATGTCTTCCGGCGGAAAGTCCGCGACGTCGCATGAGATCGCAAAGATGGTTGGTCCGGTCAAACCAATGTTGCTGTATTGTCGTTCGCCAAAGTTGTATTCAAAGCGGACCAAGAACACGTCGACCGGATCTTCAAAGCTGGGCCACAGCATGCGGCGAGAGTCCACCACTTCGACTCCTGTCGGTGGCACTCCCATCTGCTGAGGCTGAGTCAACCACAATGCCATTTCGGCTTCCGCGATTGCTCGTGGTTCACGATGTTCTTCATCGATCAACTCCTCCAGTCCCAACTCGTCCGCGTAGGCGATCGCTCGCAGTCGAGCGGCTGGTTCGCCCGCCAGTTCGGCCAGGCGTTCTTTACCAGTTTCTTCTCCCAACTTCGCCAGCGCGCCCGCTGCTTCGCATTGAACTCGGCGATGTTTCAAATCCAATGTCTTGTTCAGCTCGCCAATCGAACTTTCTTCGCCGATCAAACCAATCGCATCACAGAGCGACACGGCCAATGCCACCGCTTCACCCAAGACCGCTTGGACCTGTTCCACCTCGGTACCAAAGCTGCGCGGGTCCTCTTCGAACTTCGCCAAACGTCCCGCAACATGACCGAGCAGGGCATTGAGCGAGCCAATGCGACCTTTGGCGGGATGTTCGTTCACCAATCCGGTTCGAGTCACGTGGCCGGCCAAATCCAAGATGGGCGCCGCTAGGGATGGTTCCGAAATCGAATCCAACAAGGACGGGAACACCGCGTCGATGGACCAATCGTTGTGCTGCATCAAAGGGCTGAGAATTTGAGCCGCCGCCATCCAACCCTTGGGTGGTGACTGAGCCAATTGAGTGACCAAGACCCGCAAAGAATCCGGTGTCCGCTGCATCGCCAACAATTGAAGCATCAAGTGCCGATTGGAGACTTCTGGTGAGAGCGATCCGATGATCTTCCCGAGGGTCGCGGGCTCGATCTTCGACAGAGGATCCCCTTCGCCTTTCAGGGTTTTCAGATGAATCAGGCGAAGCAATCCACCGGTGATCGCAGGATCCGCGTCCATCAATCGAGCGGCATCTTCCGCGAGAGCAGCAACCAGCATGGGACCGTCCAAGTTGGGATCGTCCGCCAATTGCTTCAATGCCACGCCAGCTTGAACCGGGTCGGCACCGGCGGCAAGAATTGGGTCAAAGGAGATTTCCGACAAGGTCACGGTTCCAAAGTTTGAAGAGTAAGAATGGGGCAGGGGAGGGCAGGGCAGAGCAGGGTGGTAACGAGCAATGATGATTGCAACACCAGCTCAAGAGTCGTCCGACTCGGGTTCATACGTCAGATCGGGATTCACGGCGTCCGACCAACCCAAGCGATCGATATCTTCCAACGTCGCCCAACGGTTGTTGCCTTGGTAGAGCGGCGACTGATCGATGGGGCACTTCGGTGTTTCAGCATCCGCGTAAATATGCACGCCGTTCAAGTTCGGCTGCAACCAAATGGCTTCGCATTCATCGCAAACCACCAAGCCGTACTTAGGCTTGTTGTCGACCAAACCACAGGCACGGATCGAACACAAACCTTGCTCGCAAATCGGGCAAGAACCGACGCTGTATCGGACACCAGAATTTGAATTCAAGTTGGAACTCGAATTATCGGGAGGGACATCGGAGCTGGAATCAGGGTGAGTCACAGAATTGACTTCCAAACAGAAACGGGATGATTCGGGAGGAGCATCGCTGAAGGTTCAACTTCAAAGCGATGCTTTCGCATATCGAGCAATCAATGCGGAACAGGAACTACAGCGGGAACGCGGTGATCAACCGATTGCCTTCCAATACCAAACGCACTCGGCGAGCCATCGGGTTGCGACTGCGTTGACCATCGCGGCCGCCGACAAAGCCAACTCGTTTTCCCATGTCGACGGTGTAGATGGTTCGTTTCCCGTCGACTTCTTTGGTCGTTCGTTGGTTCGCCTGAGCTTTTTCGTACGCCTTGTCGATCGTCGCGAGGGCTCCCTCCATCTCGCCATCAAAAACCCCGTGTTTGCCTGAACGATTGGGTTGGTCTTTGGTATGACGGCGCAGGTGTTCGAGGCGATGACCTTCGGCACTGCCGGGCGTGTATAGCACGCCCGCCGGTGACATGAACCGGTCGGTGCCAATCTCTCTCAGCAACCCGTACTTCAGATCCGAAGTGTCCTGCGTGGCTTGAGCGGACGCTGAATCAGCACGCGAATCCGGATCTCCGCGGGTCATCTTCGACGCGAGCGGGCCGGGTGATTTGGCGGTCTCGTTCCGCTGCGGCTGCGTTTTGGCCTCACCCCGCGAAGGCGACGATTTCGACGACTCAGCCGGTTTGGGCACCGAACGCGGGTTGGCGGTTTGGTCCGAGACGGGCGAGGGCGAGTTCTCTGCCACCGAGTCTTTGGCGACTTGCTTGCCGGGCAAAGCCGGCAAATTCCAGCCCGTTGCTTCGTTGATCGATGGCCGAAGCAGCGTGTAGCCGCCGATGACGACCGCGATGACGATCCCCGCCACCGTTGTCTGTTTGCCTTTTTTGCCGCCCGGCCGACGGGGCCCGGAGCGAGATTCAGCAGCGTTCATTTCGGTTCAATCAAGCCAGCAAGTTCGAATTCGGTCGTCAATGACCGCCAACTTACCAGCCGATCCCAAAACTGGCCAACCAATGAAGGCTCAGGTCTCCAGGATTTCGCTCACCACTCGCCCGTGGACGTCCGTCAGACGAAAATCGCGACCAGCGTAGGGATACGTCAAACGCTCGTGGTCGATTCCAAGTTGATGCAGCATGGTCGCGTGCAAATCGTGCATGTGAACGCGATCGCGAACCGCGTAGTAGCCATAGTCATCGGTCTCACCGTACGTGATTCCGCCGCGAATCCCGCCACCGCCCAGCACCATTGAGAATCCCTGCGGGTTGTGGTCGCGACCGTTGCTTCCCTGAACAACGGGCGTCCGTCCAAATTCGCCGCCCCATACGACCAATGTGTCTTCCCAGAGCCCGCGTTGCTTCAGATCCGCGAACAATCCTGCGATCGGCAAGTCCGTCTTGGCGGCATTTTTCTGGTGCCCGTTCTTCAAGTTGCCGTGCTGGTCCCACACTTGGCCGCTGCTGACGGTGATGAATCGAACACCGGATTCTGCCAACCGACGCGCCATCAAACAACTGCGTCCAAACGAGTCGGTCGTCTTCTCACCGATCCCGTACAGTTTCTTGGTCGCTTCGGTTTCCTTCGACAAATCCATCACCTCCGGCGCGGTGCCTCGCATCCGATTGGCCAAGTCCACCGCCTCGATCGCACCATCGGTCGCTCGGTCTCGTCCGGCAGATTGAACATGGCCGCGGTTGAGCTGGTTGACCAAGTCAAACTGGTGTCCTTGAGCCGCATCGAGATAGGCAATTTTCCCTTCGCCGATTTGACCGTTCTTGCCGACCACGGTCGCTTGATGCTTGGCCGGCAAGAACGCGGCCCCGTAGTTGCGAGGTCCACCATGGGCCGTCGCGGGTGCGATCGCAACGTGAGCCGGCAAATCCGGATGCCCGGCCCCCAATGCATAACTGATCCATGCACCAACACTGGGGCGAACAAAGTTGTCGCTGCCCGTGTTCACCATCCCGACCGCTTGGCCGTGCGATTGGCCGCGAGTGTGCATGGACCGAACAACGCACAGTGAATCCAGATGCTTGTTCATCTCCGGCAATAAATCGGTTGCCCATAACCCAGCCTCACCGTGTTGCGACCATTTCCAAGGGCTCGCAAGCAATGTCGGTTTGGCACTGATTTGAGGCGGCAACTCGAACGGCAAATCCTTTCCGTTGTCGGCGATCAACCGCGGCTTGTAATCAAACGTGTCGACATGCGACGGTCCGCCATGCATGAACAAGAAGATCACGCGTTTGGCCTTCGCCGGATGATGCTGCACGGGAGTCTGCTCACCCGCACTGTTCGACCAAGCGTTGGAAGCAGGAACCGCAGAAGCAGTTACGGCCAACGCACCAGTCGTCCAAGTCGATTGGACCAAGCAATCTCGACGGTTCAGTTTCATCAGTTTCGCCTCAATCCAAGAATCGAAATTCGGTGCTCGCAAACATCGCCGCGATCCATTCGCGATAACGTTCTTCGTCGCTCGACATGGCCTTCGCCACATCGCTTTCCAACCAAGCGTGCAAGATTTGTACGTCGACCGGTCGAGGGTCACGAGAGAACAACACGGCGCAGGCCCACCGGACACGCTGTGTGTCGTCGGTTGTCTCTTTCATCATTCGCTTCGTCGTTTGCATCGCCCATCGACGTACCTCGGGGCTGCCGATCAACGTCAACGCTTGCGCCGGCACGTTCGTTGTCGGTCGTTTCCCAACCAACAAATCCGGATCCGCGGCGTCCAGGTTCGCCAGCAACGGTGGCACTTCGGATCGAATCAATGGCAAGTAGATTGTTCGCTTCGGATCATCCAGCCCAAACTTGGTGGTCGCTTTGGAGTTGGCGTTGTTTTGACTGACCAAGGTCGCGTAGCTGTCCATCAAGTTTTCACGACCGCTGGGGTCGAGCGTGCCGGCAGCAACCAACATCGCATCGCGAATCGCTTCCGCGGGAATGCGTCTGCGAACGGCCCGACCTCGCCATCTATTTTCAGGATCAAGTGAGACTCGCGGATCGTCATCCGAAACCATCGATCGTGAATACGCGTCGCTGCAAACGATGTTTCGAATCAAACGTTTCTGACGCCAACCGTTGCGTACAAAGTCGATCGTCAACGCATCCAGCAACTCGGGATGAGTCGGTTTCTCGCCCCGAACGCCGAAGTTGTCGACGGTCCGCACCAGTCCTTCGCCCATCAGGTGCATCCAGATTCGGTTGACACTGACCCGCGCGGTCAGCGGGTGATCAGGATCGGTCAACCACTGTGCCAACTCCAACCGACCGCTTCCTTCCAAGGGTTCA
The nucleotide sequence above comes from Rhodopirellula bahusiensis. Encoded proteins:
- a CDS encoding DUF1501 domain-containing protein, whose translation is MKLNRRDCLVQSTWTTGALAVTASAVPASNAWSNSAGEQTPVQHHPAKAKRVIFLFMHGGPSHVDTFDYKPRLIADNGKDLPFELPPQISAKPTLLASPWKWSQHGEAGLWATDLLPEMNKHLDSLCVVRSMHTRGQSHGQAVGMVNTGSDNFVRPSVGAWISYALGAGHPDLPAHVAIAPATAHGGPRNYGAAFLPAKHQATVVGKNGQIGEGKIAYLDAAQGHQFDLVNQLNRGHVQSAGRDRATDGAIEAVDLANRMRGTAPEVMDLSKETEATKKLYGIGEKTTDSFGRSCLMARRLAESGVRFITVSSGQVWDQHGNLKNGHQKNAAKTDLPIAGLFADLKQRGLWEDTLVVWGGEFGRTPVVQGSNGRDHNPQGFSMVLGGGGIRGGITYGETDDYGYYAVRDRVHMHDLHATMLHQLGIDHERLTYPYAGRDFRLTDVHGRVVSEILET
- a CDS encoding HEAT repeat domain-containing protein; this translates as MTLSEISFDPILAAGADPVQAGVALKQLADDPNLDGPMLVAALAEDAARLMDADPAITGGLLRLIHLKTLKGEGDPLSKIEPATLGKIIGSLSPEVSNRHLMLQLLAMQRTPDSLRVLVTQLAQSPPKGWMAAAQILSPLMQHNDWSIDAVFPSLLDSISEPSLAAPILDLAGHVTRTGLVNEHPAKGRIGSLNALLGHVAGRLAKFEEDPRSFGTEVEQVQAVLGEAVALAVSLCDAIGLIGEESSIGELNKTLDLKHRRVQCEAAGALAKLGEETGKERLAELAGEPAARLRAIAYADELGLEELIDEEHREPRAIAEAEMALWLTQPQQMGVPPTGVEVVDSRRMLWPSFEDPVDVFLVRFEYNFGERQYSNIGLTGPTIFAISCDVADFPPEDIYAIYAGWHADHQDIFTVPSKEFNEAQRRIVEPLQTYLERVGYEEVKIDRLGFFLDETAGVFTAVRNEKECVVVTDGLETIDLPTGGRLRPPQPEDLFHLYKGRKMLRTFNPNGISE